CATAACGGTCATCCTTCATAAAACCTTCAGCGAGCTCAGGCGGATGCAATTCCAGATCAGTCTTCCCAATCACCTCGGCTTCTGATCCAACATGCATATTATACAAATCAGCAGGGTTGGCAATTACTTTTCGGAGTTGAATATCCTTACTGTAGATTGCATCCGGTATGTTGTCTATAAGGGTGCGGAGCAGCTTCCGTTCTCTCCTTACTTCCTTTTCCTTTGCACGCAGATCGGTAATATCCCTGATCACGGCAACTACATCGTCACTGTCATCCATTCGGAATAATCGGGCTTCGAGGTCCTTGTTCTCTCCGGTTGTTTTTGATATGAAATCGAATCTTTTAAGTTTCTCATTCTTTCCAAAATCTGTAAACTGATTTTGAATTGAAGTCCAAAGTTCCCGCGTAAAAAGAACTGAAAGAGGCTGATTTTTTATTTTTTCCGAATCATCAAGATGAAATGTTGGATTTGTGGTGTAACAATCGAGTATTATACCATCTCTGGAGAATTTGAAGTAGAGGTCAGGTAAAACCCTGAAGACAGCCCTTAGATCGCTCGCACTTTGAATCGCTTTCTCTTCATGAAATTTTCTTTCATTTGTGGAAGCTGAAAATGAAAGAGATGTAAAAGCAAGTATGCTTACAAATCCCTGAAGAAGAAGTAAAGAGGTGTTTCTGGTATCCTTTACAAAGGGCCCGAATCCGTTTACTGTACCATCCACGGCTATTATTGATATGATTGCGATGCTTAAAAATGCAGCCACAGGATTAAATTTTTGTGCAACCCAGATTATCAATGGGAAAAAAATGAATGGCATCAATAATGATAATAAATGATTTGGGGAGTTTGTGAAAACGATAAAAGACATAAGTGTGAAACATAAGCAGATAATGGTCGACTCAACTATCTCTTTCGGTTCGAATTCACTTACTTTTATATTTAGAATTGTATATACTGCCGGTGCAAAAATGATGATCCCCGTGGCATCACCCAGCCACCAGGTCAGGAAAAAAGAGGGATAAAAATCCCAGCTTGCCAGATTTGAGATGCAAAATGCAGCCGGACCTGCACCCGCGCTTACCAGAGACATCACAAAAGCAATAAGTGTAAATCCAACAACAGCTCTTACTCTTGTAAATAACGAAGCCAGTATCGAAAATCTATTTATCAACCAGTAACCGGCAATACCCTCAAGTGTGTTCCCGATTGCTGTCACCACTCCCACGATTGCCGGTACAAGATACCCGTGAGTTAAATCACCCGAAAGCATGCTCCAAAGATTTGCAAGAAATGCGCCTGTGGCAATGCCGGGCGAAACCCGGTAGCCGCACATCAGGAAAAATGCCAGGGCTATTCCCGAGGGGGGCCAGACAGGTGAGGCGTTGCTGCCGGGCAGGGCGAGAAGCAGACTTGTCCGTGCGACGAGTAAATAAACCAAAGTCACAATCAGGTTGTCACGCAGAAAATTGCCGGGCTTCGGTGAAGAATTGCAATCCAATCGACTTTTTGTCATCATAAAATTCTTCTTATTAACAGGGTGAATTCTGTTTTTTCCAGACTTAAATTAATAATATTTCACGAAATATTGGTCTGTTTTTAGAAGTTATTATTCTATCATACCCCGGGAGTGATTTATTGATTGAAATGAATTTTTATTTGTCCCACAAACCTGTAAATTTCTTAAGTTGACTTCTTACTTGTGAATCTTTTCAACACCGAATTATAGATAAATTTTGATGATTCAATCTGTATTTTGATGAATTCCTCCCCTTTTTCTTTCCATCCATTTTTCATCATCAGCAGCCTGCCCTCTTCCGGTCCACCATTTTCTTCCGAAGTTTCCCTGACTCTTGCTTCAATAAAATGTTCTTTTTCCACTCTGATTGCATAGACAATCGAACGGCTGACGATTATCATCAGAGTAAGATTAATAATATTTGCGCCGGTCTCCAACGCTATATAGTTCCAGATTGAGTGGGAAACAGCGGGAAACGGAGCAGCGAGCAGAAATACAAAAAATCTGTTTTTTATTATGTTCGATATGAAAATGTAGAGAAGGATAAAAAGAAAATTTTGCACGCTGTGCATCGGAGCGATGACAAGGGTTCTCTCCAGCATGGTTCCTGCCATACTCCTGTCACCATTCCCGATTGTGGAGTAGAGGATGTTTTCAAAAAATGCAAACCCGAGTCCGATTGCTATGGCGAGAAACAACGAATCGAGCAATTCCTCGCTCTTGAGAAATCTGATTGCGAGGAGGGTGGCACCTCCTTTAGCTATTTCCTCGATAAGTGGTGAGATGTAAATCGAACGGAAATGCCCGCGGTACATGATGTCCGCCACTTCATATATTTGTGACAAACCATACTGTATCCCGATTGTAAAGAGCACTGCAGCCAGGCCACCCGCCAGTGCCGGCAGAAGAAAATCAATCTCCCGCCTGTACCTGTACCTCTCGAAACCGGAATAGAACTTAAAAAACAAGGCGGAGATTCCTCCGCCTGTTAAAACCATTGCGAAAATATCAATCATCATATTTCAAATATAATGATACGACGGTCAAACTGATTTATTAAGAATCGTATTTCATCCAGTTTATCAGTTCTTTTATCGAAGGTACCTTCCCGTAAGAGAGTATTCCGATTCTGAAAATCTTCACTGAGATTTTTATCACAACAAAAATGCTTAAAACGAGAATTCCCATTGCAATCAAATGCTCATAGAGAGGAACCTGTATCACATTCATCCTTGCTATCATCACCAGTGGAGATGTAAACGGGATGTAAGCAAATATTTTCACGAGTCCCTGATCAGGATTTTGAATTATCGGCATGAGTAAAACAACCGGAAATATTACCAAAAGTGTCAGGTAGCTCGTTATCTGTTGAGCCTCCTGTTCAGTATTCACGATGGAGCCGACTCCCACAAATATCGAAACATAAAAGAGGAATGCCAGGAGAAAATATGGAATTACAATGTGGATATTCTGAAATGCTGCAGAAGTGGCTATCAGAGGACCCGCATAACCAAATGCCAGAAGTGCCCAGATACCCATCTGAGTAAGCACCAAAAGACTAAGGCCCATAACCTTCCCGAACAACAGATCATCAGGTCTGCAACTTGAAAGAATAATCTCGATCAGGCGGTTGGATTTCTCTTCCACGAGGCTTCTTACGAGTGAACCCCCTGTAAACATGATTATGAAAAAGAGAGCCATCACAATAACGAAAGTTGAGAAAAACTGCGTCTGAAAGTTGATTTCCTCAGCCCCCTCGAGGGTTATCTTGACAGAGCGAAGCCCAACTTCATGGGTAAGTGAGTCGAGGAGACTCTGCCCGATATTTTTGTTGGCAAGCATCCTCTCCCTTCTTATGCTGTTAAATCCACTCTCCATTATCTTTATGTCACGAAAGTTACCCATCGACTTGCTGCGATACTCAAGATTCAGTCCGGAATCCTTCTTCTCATAGATATATATGTATCCCTCAAGTACTTTTTTGTTAAAGACAGAGTCATCCAGTTTTTTCTTTGCGAGAGATATGTCACCTGCGGGGACAACATTTTTAGGAATCAGATATCTTGGCTGTCCATCCTCAAGTTTTTCTTTCTGAAGTTGTGCCCTCAGAGCATCTTCATACTGCCCGGTTGAATCGAGAATCGTGATTGCCTTTGGAGCATCGGAGTCCTTGTCTGCGAGTAGTGATGGCAATATCGAAAAAACAGTAAAAATAACCGGTGTAAGCACCACGGAGATAATGAATTCTTTCGAGAGAACCTTTTGAAGATATTCCCATTTCGCTACTTCAAATGCTTTCTTCATTTTACTCTCCGATCTGCTTTATAGTATCAATAAAAATTCGATTAAGCGTTGGCGCCTCGATTGAAAAACTCCTTAACTTCATGTTTTGGAACAATTTAGGGAGCACTTCACCCGGAACGGCTCCTTCAATCAATTCAATTTCACCAAAATTTCCGTATAAATCAGCGGTTTTCACTTCCGGAAGTGTCTTGATAAAATCAGAACCTCCTTCATACTCAATCTTTATAAACTCTTTGCCAAAATTTCTTTTCACAAGATTGATGGGCCCGCTGCATACTTCTCTTCCTTTATTGATCAGAAATATTGACTCGCACATTTTCTCTGCCATGTCCATCTGGTGGGTGGAGAGAACGATGGTTTTACCCTCCCGTTTTAAGCGAAGTATTTCATCGCGAACCATCTCCTGATTGATGGGATCGAACCCGCTGAATGGTTCATCAAGTATCAGTATTTGGGGATTGTGAATGACCGAGACAATAAACTGAACTTTTTGCTGGTTTCCTTTGGAGAGTTCCTGTACTTTCCTCTTTTTATAGTCGGGTATGTCCAGTCTTTCGAGCCATTTCTTTCCCAGTTTCTCAGCCTCTGTGGAATTCACACCTTTTAGTGCCGCAAAATATTTGATAATATCGAGTACGGTGCTTTTTTTATAAAGTCCCCTCTCTTCAGGAAGATATCCGGTGATATTATGGAAATCCTTGCCAACAGGCTTCCCGTCGATCGAGATTGTTCCCGAAGTCGGCTTTATGATATTTAAGATCATCCTGATTGTGGTGGTCTTTCCTGCCCCGTTTGGACCCAAAAGACCAAATATCTTCCCCGGTTCCACTGTAAAAGAGATATCATCCACCGCAACGATGTCTTTGAATTCTTTTCTTATGCTGTTTACTGCTAACATCTAAAATCCATTTTTATTGACTGGGAAAATTACAAATTATCATTTTTATTAACGCAATTATTTGACAGTCGGCAGAATAATTTGACGGGGTCCATACCCGGTTTTACAAGACCTGTCCGCAAATAAACCTTACTCCTTGCCATTTAACCTTTATCATAAATAATAACCAATTATAATAATATCACAACGCTCTCCTTTAAAACAAACTATATTTCCGCCTCACATCAATAATTTTTTAGGAATAGTATATATGAGAAAATCGCAGGTCTTAATACTTGTTCTCACTCTCTCGTCGCTCATCTTTCCGCAGTGGTCGCAGACAAATGGTATTAAAGGAGGATATTTCCAGTCAGTTGTATCGACGGGAGATAAATTGATAACCAACACAGCAAATGGGAGTGTGTTCGTCTCTGACGGCACCACCTGGTCATCCCCGGTTCCGGGAGTTTACGCCACTTCCCTGCTCAGGGATGGTAACACTGTTGTTGCTGTCAATTATGGCTTTATTTTTGTTTCTACCGACAATGGCACTTCATGGGTTAAAAAGATAATCCCCGAAGCAACAAATTCCGATCCTGTTTTATACCTCGGAAAAATTTATGTCATAAGTGCTTCGGGTGATACTGTTTATACAAGTTCCGATTTTGGAAACAACTGGATCCCTGTATCCCTTAACAAAAATTTTACTCATAACAACGAAACACGACAAATATTTATTGTTATGAATCTGTTCGTATCATCAGATAAAATGTGGATAGAAGCCTTCACCGACAATACTCCCGAATCGGTAGTGCTTCTCGAATCATCCGATCAGGGACAAAATTGGAATGTGGCTTTTGTACCTCAAAATGGTGAAAAAACCACCTCCGTTGCAAATGAAGGCGGGGTTGAGATTTTGACCACTAATGCAGGCGTTTACAAAAAAGATGTTTCGGGTTCATGGCTCCCTCTGATAAACGGTTTGCAGCTTGGAAATGGAAACATCATCCCGTTCAACGGTCTGAAATTCATCTCCGGCGATTT
This Bacteroidota bacterium DNA region includes the following protein-coding sequences:
- a CDS encoding MASE1 domain-containing protein — its product is MMTKSRLDCNSSPKPGNFLRDNLIVTLVYLLVARTSLLLALPGSNASPVWPPSGIALAFFLMCGYRVSPGIATGAFLANLWSMLSGDLTHGYLVPAIVGVVTAIGNTLEGIAGYWLINRFSILASLFTRVRAVVGFTLIAFVMSLVSAGAGPAAFCISNLASWDFYPSFFLTWWLGDATGIIIFAPAVYTILNIKVSEFEPKEIVESTIICLCFTLMSFIVFTNSPNHLLSLLMPFIFFPLIIWVAQKFNPVAAFLSIAIISIIAVDGTVNGFGPFVKDTRNTSLLLLQGFVSILAFTSLSFSASTNERKFHEEKAIQSASDLRAVFRVLPDLYFKFSRDGIILDCYTTNPTFHLDDSEKIKNQPLSVLFTRELWTSIQNQFTDFGKNEKLKRFDFISKTTGENKDLEARLFRMDDSDDVVAVIRDITDLRAKEKEVRRERKLLRTLIDNIPDAIYSKDIQLRKVIANPADLYNMHVGSEAEVIGKTDLELHPPELAEGFMKDDRYVIETGNPVINKEEFVLDENGEVIWLLTSKLPLRNDEGEITGLLGIGRNVTESVKAREEIHKLNAELEERVIARTQELDFKNKELEAFSYSVSHDLRAPLRHISGYVDLLLKREKANLSEKGEHFLNSIALSSRQMGELIDDLLQFSRTGRAEMRAAFLDMNGLVKEVVESSSKGLGNRKIVWDISELPEVFADASLLRQVWVNLLSNAIKFSKKVENTKIRISWQETDTEYIFSVKDNGAGFDMNYSQKLFGVFQRLHPKDEFEGTGIGLANVQRIIVRHGGRVWAEAEPENGAEFFFSLPKKTKETT
- a CDS encoding PrsW family intramembrane metalloprotease, translated to MIDIFAMVLTGGGISALFFKFYSGFERYRYRREIDFLLPALAGGLAAVLFTIGIQYGLSQIYEVADIMYRGHFRSIYISPLIEEIAKGGATLLAIRFLKSEELLDSLFLAIAIGLGFAFFENILYSTIGNGDRSMAGTMLERTLVIAPMHSVQNFLFILLYIFISNIIKNRFFVFLLAAPFPAVSHSIWNYIALETGANIINLTLMIIVSRSIVYAIRVEKEHFIEARVRETSEENGGPEEGRLLMMKNGWKEKGEEFIKIQIESSKFIYNSVLKRFTSKKST
- a CDS encoding ABC transporter permease codes for the protein MKKAFEVAKWEYLQKVLSKEFIISVVLTPVIFTVFSILPSLLADKDSDAPKAITILDSTGQYEDALRAQLQKEKLEDGQPRYLIPKNVVPAGDISLAKKKLDDSVFNKKVLEGYIYIYEKKDSGLNLEYRSKSMGNFRDIKIMESGFNSIRRERMLANKNIGQSLLDSLTHEVGLRSVKITLEGAEEINFQTQFFSTFVIVMALFFIIMFTGGSLVRSLVEEKSNRLIEIILSSCRPDDLLFGKVMGLSLLVLTQMGIWALLAFGYAGPLIATSAAFQNIHIVIPYFLLAFLFYVSIFVGVGSIVNTEQEAQQITSYLTLLVIFPVVLLMPIIQNPDQGLVKIFAYIPFTSPLVMIARMNVIQVPLYEHLIAMGILVLSIFVVIKISVKIFRIGILSYGKVPSIKELINWMKYDS
- a CDS encoding ATP-binding cassette domain-containing protein translates to MLAVNSIRKEFKDIVAVDDISFTVEPGKIFGLLGPNGAGKTTTIRMILNIIKPTSGTISIDGKPVGKDFHNITGYLPEERGLYKKSTVLDIIKYFAALKGVNSTEAEKLGKKWLERLDIPDYKKRKVQELSKGNQQKVQFIVSVIHNPQILILDEPFSGFDPINQEMVRDEILRLKREGKTIVLSTHQMDMAEKMCESIFLINKGREVCSGPINLVKRNFGKEFIKIEYEGGSDFIKTLPEVKTADLYGNFGEIELIEGAVPGEVLPKLFQNMKLRSFSIEAPTLNRIFIDTIKQIGE